In Harmonia axyridis chromosome 6, icHarAxyr1.1, whole genome shotgun sequence, a single window of DNA contains:
- the LOC123682932 gene encoding meiosis regulator and mRNA stability factor 1 isoform X5 codes for MSSSSEFSEPSDESDESSSTMDSLSDIEGKPIFKFQSPLRLTKSVDISQKSSWSDSSNSDGFLGCSKRNKKKKLPPIGIFWDIENCQVPKFKSASAIVQRIRTFFLQSYREAEFIVVCDVKKEHPQIIQELHDSQVNVIHVSSISKNAADEKLRQSLRRFAEVHRPPCAVVLISGDVNFAADLSDLRYRRKIRVILLHNANAADALILCANEHFLYTELIEDLPRHKREKVLPDEVAILEITNLPLNYNFGKIKARLKCLTDNCGGRVEDIHPDGRATVRFSTLDFAIRAQKRINGEDVYGNKIQASAPSIRNFLGRKTKNDNLNYTTVPGFYPANQLDMSHINTPWRANYQLPPPGFTQQDQNQAAASILWRQCDRQLPREGGEGNYFRPIQGAQSMLSNPEPNFDMRIADIRSGNSDLQLLNVPNRSQKMNTDSEVSDDSRAANDNSKPHSIVDKQPVDLIISNLDSSIGLSDLRRLLTNMLKEYAMIYSLKIATQADGSTCANIRVSSQQEAQFAISQLHRQKLGQKRIVISYAQNNVSDPEHLKALIVNILQEAPDKCMALFKFMALLESRYHCTLSVSEVNKLKDVCKITEEQGCRIISLTQEVKASPPPNLNKIILSYCTVHCPNGLQSGGWCEINTIQSPNLMTSLKFFTKQLYSLLDTHMGALPFLSFQACYEQTFHLPLPVDESGVPLEHFVMCVPNITIKQVGPNKTIKIIKRENKKALNDEETFLKGVPPSLAPNIYLLCREVVDLLRTMDKCQLPLAKFIPAYHHHFGRQCRVAHYGHTKLVDLFESMSHIVQIIGDGTRRLITLSHSAQMRRFTSDLLKVLKVQPCKQITILEFPIAYEKVISKPFSPIDYGLCTFEDLIGELPENTIVISHKDDVITIAVPKREQTPKEIAKTKEFSVEIIELSDGERAVCLTLPKMLKVLGSQLLSMIKNSSLSSISLEDLSVLYLKEFGYPFKPEAYECETVEQVISNLPEYVQLLQTSIGSYIIPVEQDPIQMYKIRVLAILLEPPYCKEASFFKIEYHNKYNSHLTVENLNELKNVLSISYSNNKNYISLTRQYVLAAQLYQVLYNNGGQIFYNDLERCLFACYGNEIKLEDYNIHSPSDLMRYFNFLIFIRGSGPNTLISFNKILTDQVPLPTPLKEVKPIRREEERGCKWLPIGHNAPQRKIAPPKPDTPPSPGTTLFWNSPNANGSSKITDFSIRMPLFQTPRLLERDIKDLVSPAHQLYSSDNNPWTVRNCIFQSFSAPDATELPLPDKLISRGVISDDSNDSGVNTKLDISPSDMDNMGSSLTKNLDVDGRNECQRRLPRENKESLAAKRNFLR; via the exons ATGAGTTCAAGTAGTGAATTTAGTGAACCTAGTGATGAATCCGATGAATCTTCTTCAACAATGGACTCATTGAGCGATATTGAGGGAAAAcctatttttaaatttcagtcTCCTTTGAGACTTACAAAAAGTGtggacatttcacaaaaatcttctTGGTCTGATAGCTCTAATAGTGATGGCTTTCTCGGTTGTTCCAAGAGGAACAAGAAGAAAAAACTACCTCCAATTGGCATATTTTGGGATATTGAAAACTGCCAGGTACCTAAGTTCAAGAGTGCCTCAGCTATTGTACAAAGAATTagaacattttttcttcaaagttaTCGTGAAGCCGAATTTATAGTAGTTTGTGATGTTAAAAAAGAACACCCTCAGATTATTCAGGAATTACACGATTCTCAG gttAATGTGATACATGTATCATCGATCTCTAAAAATGCTGCTGATGAGAAATTAAGACAATCACTAAGACGTTTTGCAGAAGTTCATCGACCCCCATGTGCAGTGGTTTTGATATCGGGGGATGTTAACTTTGCAGCTGATCTCAGTGACTTGAGGTATAGGAGAAAAATACGGGTGATATTACTTCATAATGCAAATGCAGCGGATGCTTTGATTTTATGTGCTAATGAACATTTCCTTTATACTGAACTAATCGAAGATTTACCAAGGCACAAAAGAGAAAAG GTGCTACCTGACGAAGTGGCCATTTTAGAGATAACCAATTTGCCTTTGAACTATAATTTCGGAAAGATAAAGGCACGTCTCAAATGTCTTACGGATAATTGTGGTGGAAGGGTGGAAGATATTCATCCGGACGGTAGAGCAACCGTCAGATTTTCGACATTAGACTTTGCAATCAG ggCACAAAAACGTATAAACGGAGAAGATGTATACGGAAACAAAATTCAAGCATCTGCTCCATCTATCAGGAATTTCCTAG GGAGAAAAACAAAAAACGATAATTTAAATTACACAACAGTACCTGGTTTTTATCCTGCTAACCAACTGGACATGTCTCATATAAATACACCATGGAGG gcAAATTACCAGCTACCACCACCGGGTTTCACACAACAAGACCAAAATCAGGCTGCAGCCAGTATACTCTGGAGACAA TGTGATCGACAGTTGCCCAGGGAAGGTGGGGAAGGCAACTATTTCCGTCCTATTCAAGGAGCACAAAGTATGTTAAGCAATCCAGAACCAAACTTCGATATGCGTATAGCTGATATCAGATCTGGCAACTCGGACTTACAGTTGCTCAATGTTCCTAACCGTAGCCAGAAAATGAATACAGATTCTGAGGTCAGCGATGATTCTAGG GCTGCCAACGATAACTCAAAACCTCACAGTATAGTTGATAAGCAACCAGTCGATTTAATCATATCAAACTTAGATTCTTCAATAGGATTGTCAGATCTAAGACGTTTATTGACTAATATGCTCAAGGAATATGCAATG atttatagttTAAAAATTGCAACTCAAGCAGATGGATCAACTTGTGCAAATATCAGGGTATCTAGTCAACAAGAGGCACAATTTGCAATATCTCAGCTTCACAGACAAAAACTAGGACAGAAAAGAATCGTCATATCATATGCTCAGAACAATGTCTCCGATCCTGAACATTTGAAAGCACTCATCGTCAACATTTTACAG GAAGCACCAGACAAATGTATGGCCCTTTTCAAATTCATGGCTTTACTTGAATCGAGATACCATTGCACTCTATCGGTATCGGAGGTAAACAAGTTGAAAGATGTTTGCAAAATCACAGAGGAGCAAGGCTGTCGTATAATCTCTCTTACGCAAGAAGTTAAAGCATCtccacctccaaatttgaacaAG ATTATTTTATCGTATTGTACGGTACACTGTCCCAATGGGTTACAATCAGGTGGATGGTGTGAAATCAACACAATTCAATCTCCGAATTTGATGACGTCGCTTAAATTCTTCACCAAGCAGTTGTATAGTTTACTGGACACCCATATGGGTGCACTGCCttttttgag CTTTCAAGCTTGTTACGAGCAAACATTCCATCTTCCACTTCCTGTCGATGAAAGTGGTGTGCCTTTAGAACACTTTGTTATGTGCGTTCCTAACATAACCATCAAACAAGTTGGCCCGAACAAGACCATCAAGATAATTAAAAGGGAGAATAAGAAAGCTTTGAACGATGAAG AGACATTCCTGAAGGGCGTTCCTCCTTCTCTTGCTCCTAACATCTATTTGTTGTGTCGTGAAGTTGTTGATTTGCTACGTACTATGGATAAATGTCAACTGCCATTAGCCAAATTTATCCCTGCTTATCATCATCACTTCGGAAGACAATGTCGAGTGGCCCATTACGGCCATACAAAATTGGTGGATTTGTTCGAATCTATGTCACATATTGTGCAG ATAATAGGAGATGGCACACGCAGATTGATTACCTTATCACACTCTGCTCAGATGAGAAGATTCACATCTGATTTACTGAAAGTATTGAAGGTGCAGCCTTGCAAGCAGATAACGATTTTAGAATTCCCCATAGCTTACGAGAAAGTTATCAGCAAGCCCTTCTCACCAATAGACTACGGATTGTGCACTTTCGAAGACTTAATAGGAGAACTGCCTGAGAATACTATAGTTATTAGTCACAAAGACGATGTAATCACTATTGCTGTTCCCAAAAGAGAACAGACGCCTAAAGAAATCGCAAAAACTAAAGAGTTTTCAGTTGAG ATTATAGAGTTATCGGATGGAGAAAGAGCGGTTTGCTTAACATTACCCAAAATGTTGAAGGTGCTTGGTTCACAATTGTTGTCGATGATTAAAAATTCCAGCCTATCCAGTATTTCCCTAGAAGATCTCTCAGTTCTGTATCTGAAAGAGTTCGGATATCCATTCAAGCCGGAAGCATACGAATGCGAAACAGTCGAGCAGGTTATATCCAATTTACCAGAATATGTTCAG CTTCTACAAACTTCAATAGGCTCCTACATTATTCCAGTAGAACAAGATCCTATTCAAATGTACAAAATTAGGGTATTGGCTATACTTTTAGAACCACCCTATTGTAAAGAAGCTTCTTTCTTCAAGATTGAATACCACAACAAATACAATAGCCACCTGACAGTTGAAAACTTGaatgaactgaaaaatgtattatcG ATCTCTTATTCGAATAATAAAAACTACATATCCTTGACTAGACAATATGTCTTGGCCGCTCAGTTATACCAAGTTTTATACAATAATGGTGGTCAGATTTTCTACAATGATTTAGAAAGATGTCTTTTCGCTTGTTACGGTAACGAAATCAAATTGGAAGACTACAATATACATTCACCAAGTGATCTgatgagatatttcaatttcttaatttttataagAGGTAGTGGACCTAACACTCTCATCAGTTTCAATAAAATACTCACAG ATCAAGTACCTCTTCCTACTCCTTTAAAAGAAGTTAAACCAATCAGAAGAGAGGAGGAACGTGGCTGTAAATGGTTACCGATAGGTCATAACGCCCCTCAAAGAAAAATAGCTCCTCCCAAACCTGATACTCCGCCTTCTCCT GGAACTACTTTGTTTTGGAATTCTCCCAATGCCAATGGGAGCAGTAAAATTACA GACTTTTCAATCCGAATGCCCTTGTTCCAAACTCCAAGATTACTTGAGAGGGATATCAAAGACCTGGTGTCTCCTGCTCATCAGTTGTATTCTTCAGATAATAATCCGTGGACTGTTCGAAATTGTATTTTTCAAAGTTTTTCCGCTCCAGATGCCACCGAGCTACCTTTACCTGATAAACTTATATCCAGAG gaGTTATATCTGATGACTCAAACGACTCTGGCGTTAACACGAAATTGGACATTTCTCCAAGCGACATGGATAATATGGGTTCGTCTCTTACGAAAAATCTTGATG TTGATGGAAGGAACGAATGTCAAAGGAGACTGCCTCGAGAAAATAAAGAGAGTTTGGCAGCGAAACGTAATTTCCTACGCTGA
- the LOC123682932 gene encoding meiosis regulator and mRNA stability factor 1 isoform X3: MSSSSEFSEPSDESDESSSTMDSLSDIEGKPIFKFQSPLRLTKSVDISQKSSWSDSSNSDGFLGCSKRNKKKKLPPIGIFWDIENCQVPKFKSASAIVQRIRTFFLQSYREAEFIVVCDVKKEHPQIIQELHDSQVNVIHVSSISKNAADEKLRQSLRRFAEVHRPPCAVVLISGDVNFAADLSDLRYRRKIRVILLHNANAADALILCANEHFLYTELIEDLPRHKREKVLPDEVAILEITNLPLNYNFGKIKARLKCLTDNCGGRVEDIHPDGRATVRFSTLDFAIRAQKRINGEDVYGNKIQASAPSIRNFLGRKTKNDNLNYTTVPGFYPANQLDMSHINTPWRANYQLPPPGFTQQDQNQAAASILWRQCDRQLPREGGEGNYFRPIQGAQSMLSNPEPNFDMRIADIRSGNSDLQLLNVPNRSQKMNTDSEVSDDSRAANDNSKPHSIVDKQPVDLIISNLDSSIGLSDLRRLLTNMLKEYAMIYSLKIATQADGSTCANIRVSSQQEAQFAISQLHRQKLGQKRIVISYAQNNVSDPEHLKALIVNILQEAPDKCMALFKFMALLESRYHCTLSVSEVNKLKDVCKITEEQGCRIISLTQEVKASPPPNLNKIILSYCTVHCPNGLQSGGWCEINTIQSPNLMTSLKFFTKQLYSLLDTHMGALPFLSFQACYEQTFHLPLPVDESGVPLEHFVMCVPNITIKQVGPNKTIKIIKRENKKALNDEETFLKGVPPSLAPNIYLLCREVVDLLRTMDKCQLPLAKFIPAYHHHFGRQCRVAHYGHTKLVDLFESMSHIVQIIGDGTRRLITLSHSAQMRRFTSDLLKVLKVQPCKQITILEFPIAYEKVISKPFSPIDYGLCTFEDLIGELPENTIVISHKDDVITIAVPKREQTPKEIAKTKEFSVEVVELLRHSPYCTIIFHKFVPAYHHHFGYQCKVSDYGFTKLIELFEAIPDVVKIIELSDGERAVCLTLPKMLKVLGSQLLSMIKNSSLSSISLEDLSVLYLKEFGYPFKPEAYECETVEQVISNLPEYVQLLQTSIGSYIIPVEQDPIQMYKIRVLAILLEPPYCKEASFFKIEYHNKYNSHLTVENLNELKNVLSISYSNNKNYISLTRQYVLAAQLYQVLYNNGGQIFYNDLERCLFACYGNEIKLEDYNIHSPSDLMRYFNFLIFIRGSGPNTLISFNKILTDQVPLPTPLKEVKPIRREEERGCKWLPIGHNAPQRKIAPPKPDTPPSPGTTLFWNSPNANGSSKITDFSIRMPLFQTPRLLERDIKDLVSPAHQLYSSDNNPWTVRNCIFQSFSAPDATELPLPDKLISRGVISDDSNDSGVNTKLDISPSDMDNMGSSLTKNLDGKFWELGSHCQ; encoded by the exons ATGAGTTCAAGTAGTGAATTTAGTGAACCTAGTGATGAATCCGATGAATCTTCTTCAACAATGGACTCATTGAGCGATATTGAGGGAAAAcctatttttaaatttcagtcTCCTTTGAGACTTACAAAAAGTGtggacatttcacaaaaatcttctTGGTCTGATAGCTCTAATAGTGATGGCTTTCTCGGTTGTTCCAAGAGGAACAAGAAGAAAAAACTACCTCCAATTGGCATATTTTGGGATATTGAAAACTGCCAGGTACCTAAGTTCAAGAGTGCCTCAGCTATTGTACAAAGAATTagaacattttttcttcaaagttaTCGTGAAGCCGAATTTATAGTAGTTTGTGATGTTAAAAAAGAACACCCTCAGATTATTCAGGAATTACACGATTCTCAG gttAATGTGATACATGTATCATCGATCTCTAAAAATGCTGCTGATGAGAAATTAAGACAATCACTAAGACGTTTTGCAGAAGTTCATCGACCCCCATGTGCAGTGGTTTTGATATCGGGGGATGTTAACTTTGCAGCTGATCTCAGTGACTTGAGGTATAGGAGAAAAATACGGGTGATATTACTTCATAATGCAAATGCAGCGGATGCTTTGATTTTATGTGCTAATGAACATTTCCTTTATACTGAACTAATCGAAGATTTACCAAGGCACAAAAGAGAAAAG GTGCTACCTGACGAAGTGGCCATTTTAGAGATAACCAATTTGCCTTTGAACTATAATTTCGGAAAGATAAAGGCACGTCTCAAATGTCTTACGGATAATTGTGGTGGAAGGGTGGAAGATATTCATCCGGACGGTAGAGCAACCGTCAGATTTTCGACATTAGACTTTGCAATCAG ggCACAAAAACGTATAAACGGAGAAGATGTATACGGAAACAAAATTCAAGCATCTGCTCCATCTATCAGGAATTTCCTAG GGAGAAAAACAAAAAACGATAATTTAAATTACACAACAGTACCTGGTTTTTATCCTGCTAACCAACTGGACATGTCTCATATAAATACACCATGGAGG gcAAATTACCAGCTACCACCACCGGGTTTCACACAACAAGACCAAAATCAGGCTGCAGCCAGTATACTCTGGAGACAA TGTGATCGACAGTTGCCCAGGGAAGGTGGGGAAGGCAACTATTTCCGTCCTATTCAAGGAGCACAAAGTATGTTAAGCAATCCAGAACCAAACTTCGATATGCGTATAGCTGATATCAGATCTGGCAACTCGGACTTACAGTTGCTCAATGTTCCTAACCGTAGCCAGAAAATGAATACAGATTCTGAGGTCAGCGATGATTCTAGG GCTGCCAACGATAACTCAAAACCTCACAGTATAGTTGATAAGCAACCAGTCGATTTAATCATATCAAACTTAGATTCTTCAATAGGATTGTCAGATCTAAGACGTTTATTGACTAATATGCTCAAGGAATATGCAATG atttatagttTAAAAATTGCAACTCAAGCAGATGGATCAACTTGTGCAAATATCAGGGTATCTAGTCAACAAGAGGCACAATTTGCAATATCTCAGCTTCACAGACAAAAACTAGGACAGAAAAGAATCGTCATATCATATGCTCAGAACAATGTCTCCGATCCTGAACATTTGAAAGCACTCATCGTCAACATTTTACAG GAAGCACCAGACAAATGTATGGCCCTTTTCAAATTCATGGCTTTACTTGAATCGAGATACCATTGCACTCTATCGGTATCGGAGGTAAACAAGTTGAAAGATGTTTGCAAAATCACAGAGGAGCAAGGCTGTCGTATAATCTCTCTTACGCAAGAAGTTAAAGCATCtccacctccaaatttgaacaAG ATTATTTTATCGTATTGTACGGTACACTGTCCCAATGGGTTACAATCAGGTGGATGGTGTGAAATCAACACAATTCAATCTCCGAATTTGATGACGTCGCTTAAATTCTTCACCAAGCAGTTGTATAGTTTACTGGACACCCATATGGGTGCACTGCCttttttgag CTTTCAAGCTTGTTACGAGCAAACATTCCATCTTCCACTTCCTGTCGATGAAAGTGGTGTGCCTTTAGAACACTTTGTTATGTGCGTTCCTAACATAACCATCAAACAAGTTGGCCCGAACAAGACCATCAAGATAATTAAAAGGGAGAATAAGAAAGCTTTGAACGATGAAG AGACATTCCTGAAGGGCGTTCCTCCTTCTCTTGCTCCTAACATCTATTTGTTGTGTCGTGAAGTTGTTGATTTGCTACGTACTATGGATAAATGTCAACTGCCATTAGCCAAATTTATCCCTGCTTATCATCATCACTTCGGAAGACAATGTCGAGTGGCCCATTACGGCCATACAAAATTGGTGGATTTGTTCGAATCTATGTCACATATTGTGCAG ATAATAGGAGATGGCACACGCAGATTGATTACCTTATCACACTCTGCTCAGATGAGAAGATTCACATCTGATTTACTGAAAGTATTGAAGGTGCAGCCTTGCAAGCAGATAACGATTTTAGAATTCCCCATAGCTTACGAGAAAGTTATCAGCAAGCCCTTCTCACCAATAGACTACGGATTGTGCACTTTCGAAGACTTAATAGGAGAACTGCCTGAGAATACTATAGTTATTAGTCACAAAGACGATGTAATCACTATTGCTGTTCCCAAAAGAGAACAGACGCCTAAAGAAATCGCAAAAACTAAAGAGTTTTCAGTTGAG GTTGTTGAACTGTTGAGACATTCTCCGTATTGTACCATCATTTTTCACAAATTTGTACCTGCCTATCACCATCACTTCGGATATCAATGCAAAGTATCAGATTATGGTTTTacgaaattaattgaattattcgaagcCATACCAGATGTCGTGAAG ATTATAGAGTTATCGGATGGAGAAAGAGCGGTTTGCTTAACATTACCCAAAATGTTGAAGGTGCTTGGTTCACAATTGTTGTCGATGATTAAAAATTCCAGCCTATCCAGTATTTCCCTAGAAGATCTCTCAGTTCTGTATCTGAAAGAGTTCGGATATCCATTCAAGCCGGAAGCATACGAATGCGAAACAGTCGAGCAGGTTATATCCAATTTACCAGAATATGTTCAG CTTCTACAAACTTCAATAGGCTCCTACATTATTCCAGTAGAACAAGATCCTATTCAAATGTACAAAATTAGGGTATTGGCTATACTTTTAGAACCACCCTATTGTAAAGAAGCTTCTTTCTTCAAGATTGAATACCACAACAAATACAATAGCCACCTGACAGTTGAAAACTTGaatgaactgaaaaatgtattatcG ATCTCTTATTCGAATAATAAAAACTACATATCCTTGACTAGACAATATGTCTTGGCCGCTCAGTTATACCAAGTTTTATACAATAATGGTGGTCAGATTTTCTACAATGATTTAGAAAGATGTCTTTTCGCTTGTTACGGTAACGAAATCAAATTGGAAGACTACAATATACATTCACCAAGTGATCTgatgagatatttcaatttcttaatttttataagAGGTAGTGGACCTAACACTCTCATCAGTTTCAATAAAATACTCACAG ATCAAGTACCTCTTCCTACTCCTTTAAAAGAAGTTAAACCAATCAGAAGAGAGGAGGAACGTGGCTGTAAATGGTTACCGATAGGTCATAACGCCCCTCAAAGAAAAATAGCTCCTCCCAAACCTGATACTCCGCCTTCTCCT GGAACTACTTTGTTTTGGAATTCTCCCAATGCCAATGGGAGCAGTAAAATTACA GACTTTTCAATCCGAATGCCCTTGTTCCAAACTCCAAGATTACTTGAGAGGGATATCAAAGACCTGGTGTCTCCTGCTCATCAGTTGTATTCTTCAGATAATAATCCGTGGACTGTTCGAAATTGTATTTTTCAAAGTTTTTCCGCTCCAGATGCCACCGAGCTACCTTTACCTGATAAACTTATATCCAGAG gaGTTATATCTGATGACTCAAACGACTCTGGCGTTAACACGAAATTGGACATTTCTCCAAGCGACATGGATAATATGGGTTCGTCTCTTACGAAAAATCTTGATG GGAAATTCTGGGAGCTAGGTTCACACTGTCAGTGA